A single window of Eucalyptus grandis isolate ANBG69807.140 chromosome 1, ASM1654582v1, whole genome shotgun sequence DNA harbors:
- the LOC104434922 gene encoding disease resistance protein RPV1-like, protein MDKEQSQRKRKRAEEESTDGASTSSSISLEATGVGSSQYGVFLSFSGSDTRKTFTDHLYHSLLKAGTVPFSVFRDENSISIGENFGSKILDAIAQSKISIPIISENYASSKWCLRELVRIMECKKSMSRIVLPIFYKVAPSDVRHLEGNFKNAFESSRKHFDEKDIQEVQRALNEVGYLNGWESEKFANGHEGKLMECVVEIVRSILREDFLLDVPKQLVGLDGHMKEIMTWIDNPSMSARMIGIYGMGGIGKTTLAKCIYNRLLNKFGHVSFLPDVRETAKRHNIMYLQRQLISDILKDKNEVSRIDEGINIIKSIQRKKCSHSSR, encoded by the exons ATGGACAAAGAGCAGAgtcagagaaagagaaagagagcagAGGAAGAGAGCACTGATGGAGCATCCACTTCTTCATCGATCTCTCTAGAAGCTACTGGTGTAGGTAGCAGTCAATATGgcgtgttcttgagctttagtGGCTCGGATACTCGCAAGACATTCACTGATCACCTCTATCATAGTTTGCTTAAGGCAGGGACTGTACCGTTTTCCGTGTTTAGGGATGAGAATAGCATCTCAATTGGTGAGAATTTTGGTTCAAAGATTCTTGATGCCATTGCACAGTCTAAGATTTCAATCCCTATCATCTCTGAAAATTATGCTTCGAGCAAATGGTGCCTCCGCGAGCTCGTTCGTATCATGGAATGCAAGAAGAGCATGTCGCGCATAGTGTTGCCTATATTTTACAAAGTTGCCCCATCGGATGTGCGGCATCTAgaaggaaattttaaaaatgcctTCGAATCGAGTCGGAAGCATTTTGATGAGAAGGATATCCAAGAAGTGCAACGAGCACTTAATGAAGTCGGTTACTTAAATGGATGGGAATCTGAGAAATTTGCTAACGG GCACGAGGGAAAATTGATGGAATGTGTGGTCGAAATTGTTAGAAGCATATTACGGGAAGATTTTCTACTGGATGTGCCTAAGCAGCTAGTTGGACTTGATGGTCATATGAAGGAAATTATGACTTGGATTGACAATCCTTCCATGAGTGCTCGAATGATTGGAATTTATGGCATGGGCGGGATaggcaagacaactcttgccaagtgCATCTACAATAGACTCTTGAATAAATTTGGGCATGTTAGCTTCCTTCCAGATGTTCGAGAAACTGCCAAGCGCCACAATATTATGTATCTACAACGTCAATTGATATCGGATATACTAAAAGACAAGAATGAAGTGTCTAGAATTGATGAgggaattaatataatcaaatcgATTCAGAGGAAAAAATGTTCTCATTCTTCTAGATGA